The sequence tcaatttggggatttgggggaatttttctgtaaaccctaatttgggtgtctgggtataaaaaggggactgtgggtgtgatgtaaaggttatgctggaatagccagcatccagaaCTGTGTTCTGTTAATACCCTAGatgtgtatgttctgttctgtgtatgttctctgttaatgtgtatgttaATACCCTGGATAGAATTTGACAATattctctgttaatgtgtatgctctgttctgtcttgtaatgttctcatgttgttcatgtcattcttagatgtgtgaaatgttctaggatagaattgaatcaaggtaaaccacattttactctcacagtgcatatcatgtatgcattgtagttaggataaaactatgtgatattaccacaactcataccttattgatattgtcaaattctctgactaattgtgctttagtcagacatttagtgcttaggattgacactttagttgtgattcaactgtccattggtgaaacaccttaggtaaaaggcaggcttgaacctttacctttacctgctttaaggaagaattggcatgatcagttgagttcatcctcttgtcttcactgttttgtttttattttgctctttttcatgtttagactcattccattgtttactgttttctttctttcatttgctattttcttcacatcactgcccctggcttaggccttggtatgcAACTGTTTCTTTATCACTCTTGTTCCTGTTCTTTGTGTCTttagtttcttttctgttttgctccTTTCTTCTCACTATCTTGCTCACTGTTACCAAaagcccagtgcaattcaaatcaATTCAGAAGCCCagctcaagctaaggcccagttcacttttactgtgaaagttcactgtgaaagcccagctcaacccaaagCTCAAACCAGTCCAAACCAAGCCCAGGTtcgaagaccaaaagcccatcagtccactgaacttaaccaaagcccaggtcataagctacaaagcccaaggtttagttcacaaccaaaggcccagaaataggttcagaacaagaaaatcctagcttaacctgaggctcatccaactgagcccaaggctcagttcactccattgAACCCAAGTTCATATCCAAGCCCAGTAAACTTCAGAGGCTAAAGGCCCAGATCACTTCACTAAGCCCATAGTCCAAAACagaagggtactcaaagcccattgaccactCAAAAGCCCAGCAGcaaattagaacccaaaatagctagaaactccaaacacacccagtctctgtggatcgacccgtacttgcacgagctacaaccgacgaccgtgcacttgcggtattactttaggcccgtttttattacgcttaattttcacgctttcccgggcccaccaattgTCTGTTAATTGTAACAGCTTATGTTGTTGCTCTCTCTCTTTACTTCTTGTTCATGCTGATAGATATTCTTTATATTCTTTTATGCAGTCCTCAGATCCATGTTTTGGACAACGACACATTAATTTATATTCTCTATATATTTGCTCAATCACTTGTTCTCCTATGAATGAACAACTTCTCTGtcaatttctttgattatttttttcttcaaaacaatATTTAGAAAGCAGTAATGGTTTACGCTTTTAATGCTTTGAAGACATTCCTTAGTTGTTTTTTATCATGACAATTATTATACTCATCTTGAAATTCTTCATCTAGTAAATAAGCTTCGACCATTTTAGAGTCCCTGTTCAGATTTCTAGTTGTTGTATTTTCCTCATCTTCATTATATTCTAATGCCATGAACTGATTAAATGTCATCCCATTCCAGTTTTTTGGCAATTTCTGATACTCTCTAAACTTTTTAAGTTGGTGTCGTTGTGTCTTCTTAAACCTGTCCATATATGTTGTCATGTTGTAGTGAtatttgatccattcttttttatCAAATCCATATATCTGAACAGGATCCGGCTGTGCCGAAGCTGTAAAACTGTAGTCAATGCGTTGGTGCATTATAAAAGATGTGATTTATCTTTAGTCGTCTGAATCTTTAGGGTCTCTATTATTTTTCCATGGAAGCCTTGTGTAAGATGTTTTCAGTTTTTCCATTGCCGTAAATTATGCTTTTATGGTAATCAGAATAGTTTTTTTGTGTTGGATGTTATTAGGGAGTTTAGGGTTTGGTCTATATTGTAATCTTTAGGGTTTCTTCCTTAAAAAGGGTTAGGGTTTGTGTTCGTTTGCTTGCATAGTAAGAATTACGCGTAGAAAAGTTTAGGATTTCTTTGGGTCAGTTTATTTGTTTGGACCAACTGGTATATGGATTCACAATTAGGATTTGTTGATAGAACTCATATTGCAAATTCATGAAAATAATGAAACGTCGTAATAAGAACTCAGAATCTTTAAAGAACACACACTAAAAACATAATGTAACTTAACATGGGAAGCTCACTTTAAATTAAGAAATCAAAatctaaataataaaataagaactaTCAAACTGGATTTTCCTTCAAGCCTTTGTTGCTGGTGCTTTTGGAATAAATTCCTCATCAGTATGTTTCTGTTGCGTAAACAAGGTTTTTCTTGCTATGATCCTTTGTTGTTCCCATATTTAATGGACTATAAACTGGGTCGCATCTTGGCCATCAGGCAACATGCGCTTCTCTTACGTTTTTTTATTCCTTTTCGCTGTTTTTCCCATTGTTCATGGACTTTTATTGGAAACTGCCTCCTGTGTAGGAGGAATTGCAATGATTCGCAGTATGCGTAGGATGTTTGTCTGTCTATGTAAAGACGGTCACCACCTCCACGTAATTTTTTACCGGTGATATAGACATCATTCAGTTCCATAACCGTAAGTACATCACCGATATTGGCTATTGGTTCATCCGGTACAACTAAGTATGATTCTATGGTCTATATTATCTCTATCCGGGATCCAATACGTAGTTTGATTTTTCGCTGAGGTACACCTTCAAATTGTTGGTTGTCAAGAAATTCAATTGGAAATCCTACCTCGGGTAATTCATAGGGAGGTCTTAGCTTCAGTATGTCTTCGCTGTAATATATGTGTTCCTTAAATTTCACGTAAGAATGCCTTCTATAGTTGTATTCCCAATGAAGTATTGCTGATTCCCAAGTTTGCATCAAGTCTTTTAGTGTGGGTGGTAGATTTGGTAGGCAAGGAAGCTATAGATTAGATACAATACCATACCCAAGTTAGTTTCAAACAAAATAGTATTTTTTAAAAGCAGCTTGAGATTTAGTCAGAAAAACGTACCTCTTGTTCGAATCTGAAAACAAAGTAACATGTAAATGTTTGATAATTAATAAGCCAtgaaccttttcttgttgtttttttgaatttgcgCTGCGTAATTCTATCTTCGCCCCATATTCTGTTAATGCTGGTTTTGTACTTCTCctccaagttttttttttatttgttcagaTCTCTTTCTTGGATCATGTCTAATTCCTGAATCCGCTCGTGCACCCATTATGTGTGAGCATGTTTTTGACTTAAAGATCCCACAAATGGAAAATATTGGATAAGATAATCCTTAGTGCGCTCTAATTCGTGGTGTTGTTGATCTAGTAATTTCATAATTTCATAGTTGATTAAACTCATGATTTTTTTTTCGAAATACTATTGTTGGCATTCCAAAATTGTTTAGATTTTTAGGGTTGTAAAGATGGGGCTTTAGTTCTTTGGCATCACAAACAAATATTTCTTCGGCTtcactttcttctttcttcttaaaTAGCAAATCTATTTCAGGAACCATGAAATCAATATTTCGATCGGCTATGTTAAATAACAAATCTATGGATCAGAGCACGCTCATCTGTTATAACCAAACAAAGAGTATGATAAAAACATGCTAAATAgatttaaaattaaaaataaaaattcgaTAAAGAAGTTATTGTCGTACCTTTGTAATACATGCAGGAAGGAGTTGTTTTGATATACGTCCACTCAGTTGGGAAGCTATCAGACATAGTTTTCTGAAGTGATATAAAATTAGGTTGTATTGTAAACGAGTTGGAAATGGGCTTATGGAATAGATTTTATTATGGGCCTATGACTTCATTTACGTGTAGGGAATGGATACGGGTTTGGTAAATAGAATAGGCTTTTGCCGGTACTGGTTCCTACTTCGATAGAATAAGCTCCTTCAGAAGTTCGTATTTCGATAGAATAAGCCCTCTTTCATTTCTGAAAATGAAAATTGAGTTAACAACTGAATCTATCCACAAGACAGGATCTGAATGAAGAATTGGATGCACTCTTTTGTATAACCAGGTAGCCATTACAATATTCTAATTGATCTTATGAATGCTTTAGATTTTTTTAAATCTGTAGAATTCGTAAGAATTTTAAACCTAATTTCGTTATAATCTATGTCTGCTATTTTCTTTAGaatcttattattattttcttaatgAATAACTGAAACTGTCGATAGGATTCGAGTTTGGGGTTTTCGATTAATCGATTAATGGAATCGTTGCTGGAAACGAGGAATCTTTGAATTAAGAGTTGGACGCATTCACTCTTTCTAATCAGGTATCCATTACAATTTTGTAATCCACTTTTCTCTATCATGGTTATAATCAACCTAGATTTGTCTATCATGGTTATGAAAAAGTTTTTTAATCTACTTTTTAGCAATCTTTAGCATATTAGAAAAAAATTTATGACAGAGATTAAATTCTAGAAAAAGTTTTAACATATGGTTGGATAATTCAAACTAATAGATAAAATCTGAATCTATAATATCAAGACATATTCACGCTAGTCTAATTCCTCCATTGATTCCACCGTATCAGAGCTTGCTTTCTGAAAGGCACGCATGTTCATCTCCATCTGCATCTTGCTGTGATTTGTAAGCTTGCCTGATTTCAACCATCCCAGGCATCACCTCTTCATCCAAGGCTCCATATAACCTTTGTCTTCTCTTCAGTGTTGGTGGCCGGATTTAGACCATTCTTTATAAAATAAGTCTGCTTCATTatccattttcttttctttacagGTCTTCCAATCTGGAAACTGTTTCAGTAACATATTCTGGTAGGCCTCATCTCTAGTGGTGTGCTCATCCTTCAGTCCTCTGCTGTCATATCCaatgatatgtttttcttttcaTCGGGAGCAGCCTCCTTAAATTGCACTAATGGTATGATTCTTTCCATGTTCTTCTCCAACAGGATCTGTATTATTTTTGTTCTATTGCACCTGCATGCAGTACTGAATTGTTATACCAACTAAGATGATATATagaggaaaaaataaaaacacaaatttcACAGAGAAAGAATGGTACCTTGTAGAAGAGGTTTTGTAAAATCTATATACCTAACATATGGTTTAATTGCTGCTGAATGAgatgcttatatatatatatatattttagggttttagggtagTTATATACCTATTTTATTTATAGTTATCTTAAATATATACTTATCATATTTAAATCCATACTTATCATATTAAAATCCATATAATAGCAAATAtattgatttgctcaaatctatgCTGTTAATTTTCAGAATTAGCTGATTGGAGTGATATGTTATGGTTAGCAGTTTAAATTCGAACAACTATGCCTTATATGCTAATTGTATTTCATGATTAACCGTAGTATTTCATGAAAGAAAGACCTCTGAAAGCCTTAATTAATCTGAGTTAATTTGTAATTTGAACCCAAAATAttcaacaaaatcaaaataaccaTAAACAATTATGCAGGTAGCAAATCAAATAATCTAATTAATTTAAGATATTTTGAAATATCTCTTCAAACACAATATTTTGTGTACACCCGTCAGGTTCTTTCCCATTCTTCTTGATCAATATTTTTAAGCCTTGTCTTCTAGTGGTTCTTGAAATCGCCACATAAAGTTGACCATGCGAAAAAACAGGTTCTTCCAAGTAAACCCCCACATTTAGTAGGCTTTGTCCCTGACTCTTATTTATTGTCATGGCATAGCAAATTCTTACTGGAAATTTCCTTCTATGTAGAATAAATAGTAAACTTGTCTCAGGTGTAGTCATAATTATCCGTGGTATGAAAACTGTATTTCCAGTACCTAGACCTGTGAGTATTTCAGCTTCAATGACTGTTTCTCCTAATTGGGTGACAATTAAACTTGTTCCATTGCATAGTCCATCCGCGTTGCTAAGATTTCGCAGAAGCATAATTGGTACTCCAACCTTTAGAGTTAATTTGTGGATTGCCATTCCAGATTCCTCATGCTTGTTGATGAATTCTTTGTCGTAGAAAACAACACTTGAGTGAAATTCTGATGATTCTGGTCCAATTGAATCTGCACTTAAATACGTATGCTCTTTTCCTGGGATACATGATAAAATATGTGAATAATGATATATATCAAGTGCAGATATAATAGTAGATTGATCTGATGAGTAAAATAGGAACATTCCTTACCTGGTACAGATGATAAGACATGTTTAGTTATCTTGTGAACATACTCATTTGTGGACGCCAGTATACTCCGTTCAGCAAGGTAATTCTTATCCTGCATTTTCTTCAAAAAATCTGGATACATGGTGTCTACTATTGTTTGAATGTGATTCTCTTTACAGTGAATCGGTAAATCTGATGGTATCTGTATCCAATCCTTGTCTTCCGATCCATCCAAGCTGATTGCTGGTGCTTTACCATTTCCAATATCAAGAATCCATTTTTCGAACTCCTCTATTTCATCTCTTTTGTCCTGTGATGTATCTCCGGTGGATAGTCTCATTTTTCTGTCAGTTCAAAAACTGTAAAGTGTTTCCACAATCTAGATTTGCTTATAGAAGCATTTACTATGTCTTCTCTTGTTCCTTCCTTAATCACAGGTAGAATTTGTCGGAAATCACCGCCAAGTACCAATGTTTTTTTCCCGAATAATAACTTACTGTTATTCGCTTCCATCATTAAATCAGCAAGAGCTCTTTGAACTGCCTCAAGTGCATACATGTATATCATTGGTGCTTCATCCCATATAATCAAATCTACTTCGCACAATAACTCTGCTAGGGGCGTTTTCTTAAATAGATTGCAGCACGATATTTCATTGAGTTTCATCGGAATTTTGAACCTGGAATGAGCTGTACGACCACCTGTTAGCAGCAGTGACGCTATTCCCGAAGAAGCAACTGCTAGCAAAATCTTACCCTGTGACCGTAGCGAAGAAGTAAGGGTTCTCCAAAGGTAAGTCTTACCTGTTCCGCCGCTTCTATACACAAAAAATAGCCATCCAGCCTTGTCTTCAACTGATTTTGAAATCTCATTAAACGTTAATGCTTGTTTTGCATTTAACCCCTTCTTCAACTCCTCTGCATCTTCCATTATAATATCTCTGTCATAGTTCATCTCTTGATGAATCAGGGTGTTGTTAGGAACCTTTAATTCAGACATGTCTGGGTATGGTATATCCTTAAACTCATCCTCCTTTAAGGTTCGATTATGTTTCCAGAAAATCTTTTCAATGTCTTGTAGTGCATAGTTTTGCAAGACTTCATCCCTTAGGTTTCGTGCTGAATTTCCATAAAACTTCATTTTTTCGTACTTAATGTCTTCTGCTAAAAGATCCCAATTATCATTCCACACCTTTTTAGGTTCTGTTACTTTGCAATTCAACAATATTATCACAAACAATTCACGTAACCTCTTGCCTGTATGTGTTTCTGCTGCTTCCCGAATGGCTCGGTGCCATTCACCGTCATCTTCCAATAATCCTAGTGCCAAACATGCGGATTTGAATGTAGGATGAATTGTCTCACCCACTGTTTTATTATCGTCATAATTTTGGTAGCCTCTTTGCACATTCAATAAAATACGCAGGTAGTATTTCTCACCTGCAGTTGGATGGACATAGTAGATACATCCAATTTTGGTTCCCCTCTGCCTTACTTTCCATGTTTTTTCCCTTGGTCCCATCTCCAATGCTTAGGAAACTCTTTGTATGTCCATTTTCTTGCATCTTCATGGTCTCTATTAGCTTTCATCCATTGAATGAATTTTGATGCATCTGGATCTTCCTTGTCTAGAACATCTCTCAAATCATCGGTATCGTTGTGGTAGACTAATTGTTCCCCTTCGATATGTAATGGTAACCTTTCTATGCTTGGATTTCGATAATGAATTTTGAAACTAAGCGTCCTCCATATACATTCGCATCCTGATAGGTATCGACCCTCGAGATATGTATTGACCTCGTCCTTACTTGTTCTCTGTatttcttcaacagcaacatTGTTGCTtgaatttttattatttatgttgCTTGAATTTTTGTCTTTTGCTGGAATTACTGCAACAATAGCAGTTATCATGTCTTTTCCTTTGTGGATGCACTTGAATAAATATTTAATAGTCATACCCCTACAGTTGCAGATCTCAACATTGATGTGTGCATCATATCTCATTATCAAGTCCATATTGTATGGCACAACCCATTTATTATCTAGCTTGATTCCATCCTTTTCCGGTCCCCCAATATGTCTGACGTCTCTTATAAATTACAAACCCCGTATCATCAGCATATgttttgttgttatatttctttgGAAAATTCTCCGTACACTTTTTATCGCGCATACATGGAGAGTTAGGTTTTGCATGTCCGCACGGGCCATGGAGCATATAATTGCAGACTGCATCGTAGGCATCCTTGTTTTCCTTTGGGTTTGGAATTTCCACGGATATAATTGAACCAATATGTGATGCGGATCTTGGCTTTTCATCAGGTGAAAGCCGCAACAATATGCGTGCATGGGGTAATCCTCGTTTTTGAAATTCGACAGTATAGAGAGCTGCAATTCCACACAAAATATTTAGAAGGAAGCAAATATAAGTAGATAATAtcatgtatttatttttatttgtttttcaaatGTATGGTTTTGAAATATACCTCCTTGCACTTCTCCGAAATGCCTGCTTCCAACCAAATCCGACATTAACTGTTTGGGTTTTATGTGAAATACGCGGCTTATTATGTCTGGTCTCTCACTTGGTTTTTGTCCAGGAAACATTTTGATAGCTTCTGCAATTTCCGGCCAATTTGGATTACATGTGAATGTAATAAATAAGTCAGGGGGACCCAACTCTCTGCATAAGGCTATGGCATCTTGGTAATGCTGAATCATATATCTTGGTCCGCCTGTGAAAGTTGATGGTAAGATTACTCGACCTGTGCTAGCTGGTTTGGTGTATTTAGCTCTTACCGCTTCTTTTATGCAGTTATATAAATCACAACGTATTTCCTTCTGATGGCTTTTAACCCACTGCAATCTGCTTTGCTCAATTGTAGCATAAGCATTAACTACATATTGTTGGAATAGTCGCCCTCCACGGAGAAGAGTCTGACCATCACCTGCTCTTTGTTGTATTATGAATGCATAGTATTCCCTCATAGTtatgttttttctcttctttccatCACCTATTTCATCACCTATTTCGTCGTTGAATACAATCTTAGTTTGCTTATCATATGGAATATCAATATGAAAACCATCTTCACCATAAGGAAACAACAATGGATACTGCAATGCCATATAACTTGGATGCAACTCGGATATATCTTTCAATAAACCATTTTTTTCCTGAATGATTATATCCCTTTTTCCATCTGACTCTGGATCATCAACTACAAATCCAGCGATTTTAGATGTAGTTGGAAGATTGTATTGTCTTGCATCCCTTTTTCGTGTACCAATAAGACGAAATTCAACATCGTCTAGTTCATCTTGTTTGTACCTGTCCCTCCACATCCTGAATTTCTGGCTTAGCCAGTTGTGCGTGCCCAGCATGTTAACTAATCCAGCAACAATGTTTTCATCCAATTCCTTTGTGCTTTTCTTTCCATATTCGTCCATGGCTGTCATTGAAGAATCAACTTCtaaattttcattttgttttccacTCTTTTGTTTTCTGGTAATAGCATTAATCCTATTTCTGACTTCATTTTCTATGTCGATAATGTACAGCTGTAAAAATGCAGGTAGCGTACCATCTTGCGGCAACAAAGATCCCATTAAGTGATGATTAAGACCATACATTGTAAATACCCATGGCGCTGAACCGTTGTTCTGATAATTTTTTCACTTTGGCACCTTGCGAGGTAAATGCAAACATTGAATTATGTGCCCTGATGTTCATTCTGAAATTTTGCCGCCTTTGGCCCCCCACCTATATATTGCAATAGAttgtttagaaattctggtgCCTCTTTAAGCAGTGATAATTTGACAGCTCCTTTTCCACAACAAATGGAAAATTCTGGTGGGCTTTTCTTTTGGGATTTGTTGACCCTCTCCACATCCCACATCATTGCTTGACAATGAGGGCATACTGTCGTTGGTCCTCCAATATAATGCTTTGTCAACACCATCACTGTTCAACATAAACAGTTTTCTATAAGGTTAAGAGTCTATTTGCGATGCAGTGAACATATATTTTGGATTCAATCGAAAGAACTTGCATGTATATGGAAATTCTTCTTCTGAGTCATAATCTGTGGGACTGTCTTCTACATTATCGCCATCTTTTTCACCTAATGCAGAAAACTTCACCATTTAGGCTTGAATGTCAATTTGAAATctaacataaaaaaaatatgatgtaTTCCTCAGGATTCTTTTTTGAATTTCATTGATTCAAATTATACATTTAAAAAAAGCATTACCATTCATGTAACTTGCAGCGAATGTTCTTGCTCGTTTCACAGGACTTTCAGATATGTCTTTTGCTGATGTTGTTAAGAAATTTTATATCTTAGCAAccaaaaaatatttaagaaatttaATACATTTGTTAAATCAAGGGACATTTGTTAAATCAAGGGTGTTTTATACCTTTTCGTTTGTTTTTAGTCCGTAATCTTCTTAGCAACTTTTTCCTGTGTGTCCTGCATCTCTGGACAATGGTTTTCTTTGCAGCTTGTTTTGTAATGTCCTTGTGCCTTTTATTTCTAGTCTTATGGTAGAATGGTTTGCTTAACAACTGAGCAAGTCTAAATCTTCTAACAGCTTGTTTTTTCTGTGTGGTGTTTGTTGGGAATTTATAATCGACAGTTTTTGATGGTTCACCACCACGAATATCTCTGTTTGTGGCCCGGTTGATGTGCTGAAGCCTGATAGACCGCTTTTGGGCATAGAATGGTTTTTTGAGCAACCTGGCTAGCCTCTGTCTTCTTGCAATTCTGGAATTTTCTGGGATATTATAATTGACAGGACTTGCTGCTGTGTGAGTTTCTCCACCCAATATATCCCTGTCTGTTTTATGGCCAGTTTTTTTAAGCCTTCTAGTCCGCAACTATACATGGAATGGCTTTGTGAGTAACCTAGTAAGCCTTTTTCTTCTTGCAGCTTTGGGGTTTTCTGGATCATTGTGCTTTAATCTCCTAGATCGAAATTGCATATAGAATGGCTTAGTGAGCAGCCTAGCAAGCCTCTCTCTTCTTGCAGCTGTGGGGTTTTCTGGGATATTATACTGGACAGGAGTATTTGCTTTGGGGTTTTCTCCATCAAGAGTATGATTTGCCTGATTATCTGCTTGATTATTGTGCTGAAGACTCCTCTTGATCACCATGTTTGTGCCACCATTAGGGTTtttgtttgagattttttttttttaagttttgtttTTCTTGCGGGTGTTTTTTTATgggtgtttatttatttatttattttatttttcatcgtcATATTTGTTAGAAATTTGAAGGAAGAGGAGAAAATTTTTCTGAATTCTGGTGAGGAGATAGAATTTTAGACCAATTT comes from Papaver somniferum cultivar HN1 chromosome 7, ASM357369v1, whole genome shotgun sequence and encodes:
- the LOC113293999 gene encoding uncharacterized protein LOC113293999, whose product is MYGLNHHLMGSLLPQDGTLPAFLQLYIIDIENEVRNRINAITRKQKSGKQNENLEVDSSMTAMDEYGKKSTKELDENIVAGLVNMLGTHNWLSQKFRMWRDRYKQDELDDVEFRLIGTRKRDARQYNLPTTSKIAGFVVDDPESDGKRDIIIQEKNGLLKDISELHPSYMALQYPLLFPYGEDGFHIDIPYDKQTKIVFNDEIGDEIGDGKKRKNITMREYYAFIIQQRAGDGQTLLRGGRLFQQYVVNAYATIEQSRLQWVKSHQKEIRCDLYNCIKEAVRAKYTKPASTGRVILPSTFTGGPRYMIQHYQDAIALCRELGPPDLFITFTCNPNWPEIAEAIKMFPGQKPSERPDIISRVFHIKPKQLMSDLVGSRHFGEVQGALYTVEFQKRGLPHARILLRLSPDEKPRSASHIGSIISVEIPNPKENKDAYDAVCNYMLHGPCGHAKPNSPCMRDKKCTENFPKKYNNKTYADDTGGMTIKYLFKCIHKGKDMITAIVAVIPAKDKNSSNINNKNSSNNVAVEEIQRTSKDEVNTYLEGRYLSGCECIWRTLSFKIHYRNPSIERLPLHIEGEQLVYHNDTDDLRDVLDKEDPDASKFIQWMKANRDHEDARKWTYKEFPKHWRWDQGKKHGKGYQNYDDNKTVGETIHPTFKSACLALGLLEDDGEWHRAIREAAETHTGKRLRELFVIILLNCKVTEPKKVWNDNWDLLAEDIKYEKMKFYGNSARNLRDEVLQNYALQDIEKIFWKHNRTLKEDEFKDIPYPDMSELKVPNNTLIHQEMNYDRDIIMEDAEELKKGLNAKQALTFNEISKSVEDKAGWLFFVYRSGGTGKTYLWRTLTSSLRSQGKILLAVASSGIASLLLTGGRTAHSRFKIPMKLNEISCCNLFKKTPLAELLCEVDLIIWDEAPMIYMYALEAVQRALADLMMEANNSKLLFGKKTLVLGGDFRQILPVIKEGTREDIVNASISKSRLWKHFTVFELTEK
- the LOC113293998 gene encoding ATP-dependent DNA helicase PIF1-like, which produces MRLSTGDTSQDKRDEIEEFEKWILDIGNGKAPAISLDGSEDKDWIQIPSDLPIHCKENHIQTIVDTMYPDFLKKMQDKNYLAERSILASTNEYVHKITKHVLSSVPGKEHTYLSADSIGPESSEFHSSVVFYDKEFINKHEESGMAIHKLTLKVGVPIMLLRNLSNADGLCNGTSLIVTQLGETVIEAEILTGLGTGNTVFIPRIIMTTPETSLLFILHRRKFPVRICYAMTINKSQGQSLLNVGVYLEEPVFSHGQLYVAISRTTRRQGLKILIKKNGKEPDGCTQNIVFEEIFQNILN